The following nucleotide sequence is from Acidimicrobiales bacterium.
CGGCGGCGTTCTCGGCCATCTCCCGCCAGCACACGACGTCGAAGAACGACGTCGCCTCCTCCCACTCCTGGGTCTGGCGGTTCTGCCACCGCCGGTTCACCGCCAGCCCGAACGAGGCCGTGGCCTGGCCCGTGGGCGTGAAGCGCAGCTCGGGGTCCCGGGTGACGTTCCCGACGAGCACGACGTTGTTGCCGTTCGACATGGTCTTCCCTCCGCTCGCTGCTCAGCCCGCATCCGGGCCGTCGCCGTCCGCGGTGGCCGGCTTGGCCGCCGCGGGCGCCTTGGACCTGGCCCGCCCGGCGACCTTGTCGGGCAGCCGGACGGTCTTGTGGCGGAGGACCTCGTCGGCGAGGACGAGGAACCGGTCGAGCTCGGCGGACGCCTTGGGCTCGGCGGTGAACTCCGCCACCACGTAGTACCCCTCACGCTTCTTGCGCATCTCGTAGGCGAAGGTCCGTCGTCCCCAGCGGTCGACGGTCCCCGTCGTGCCCCCGTTGGACCGGACCACCTCGAGCGCCTTGGTCAGGACGCCCTGGATGGCGGACTCCTCGACCTCGGGGTCGAAGATGATCATCGTTTCGTACGGCCGCACGCGCGGCTCACCTCCCTCCGGACCCGGGCCTTCCGGCAACCGGGGCTCCGCCCGTGCGGAGCAGGGTTCTGTGGCCCCGTCCCGGTCGTGGTACCCGGGCCCATGGCCGGGGTCATGGTACCCGACGGGTGGGTCAGCGCCCTCCGGGGCCCCCGGCGGCGGGGAGGTGGTACGTCTCGGCGTCGGACGGGAAGTCCCCCGACCGGACGTCGGCGGCCCAGGCGGCCACCGCCTCGGTGGCCACGGTGGTGAGATCGGCGTAGCGCCGGACGAACTTGGGGACGGGCCCCGCCGTCAGGCCCAGGAGGTCGTGGAACACCAGGACCTGGCCGTCGCACCCCGCCCCGGCGCCGATCCCGATGGTGGGCACGTCCACCTCGGCGGTGAGGCGGGCCGCCACCACGTCGGGCACCCCCTCGAGCACGATGGCGAAGCACCCGGCGGCGACGATGGCCTTGGCGTCGTCGACCAGGGCGTCCGCCGCGGCCGCCTGCTTGGCCTGCACCTTGAAGCCGCCCATGGTGTGGATGGACTGGGGGGTGAGGCCGAGGTGGCCCATCACCGGGACCTCGGCGGCGACCAGGGCCTCGACCATGGGCACCCGGAGCCGGCCGCCCTCGAGCTTCACGGCCTGGGCGCCGGCCCGCACCAGGACGGCGGCATTGCGCACGGTGTCCTCGACCGACACGTGGTAGCTGAGCCAGGGCATGTCCCCCACCACCAGGGCCCGGGGCGAGGCCCGGCCCACGGCGCCGACGTGGTGGGCCATGACCCCCACGTCGACGTGGAGGGTGTCGGCGTGCCCGAGCACGGCGTTCGCCACCGAGTCGCCCACGAGCACGATGTCCACCCCGGCGGCGTCGGCGATGCGCGCCCCGGGCGTGTCGTAGGCGGTGAGCATGACGAGGGGGTCGCTGCCGCGCGCCCGCTTTCGCGACCGGACCTCGGGGACCGTGACCTTGGGTGCCATGGGAGGCCTCCTTGCCGTCCAGCGCACGATGGCTGCCGGCGGCGACGGGACCGGGATGTGCCCCCAGTGTACCGTTCGGCGGTGGCATCCGACGGGCCACGACCCGGCCCGACCTGCGAGAGCTGCGGCCACGCCGGCCGCCCCCGGCGTGCCGTGCGCCGCGTCTACCTGGCGGCCGACGAGGGCGGGGCCCTGCGGGTGGCCGTCACCGAGCCCGACGCCGAGTGGTGGTGCCCCTCGTGCGTGGCCCAGTACCCCAACGAGCCCGTGGCCGGGGACTGAGCGCCCCGTGGCCCGGTCGCCCGCCGTCATCGAGTACCGGGGCCGGTTCACGTTCGACCAGCCGCCGGCGGCGATGTGGGGGTCCATCGAGCGCTGCGACCGCTTCGAGGCCTGGTGGGCGTGGCTGGGCG
It contains:
- the rpsF gene encoding 30S ribosomal protein S6 encodes the protein MRPYETMIIFDPEVEESAIQGVLTKALEVVRSNGGTTGTVDRWGRRTFAYEMRKKREGYYVVAEFTAEPKASAELDRFLVLADEVLRHKTVRLPDKVAGRARSKAPAAAKPATADGDGPDAG
- the panB gene encoding 3-methyl-2-oxobutanoate hydroxymethyltransferase, with translation MAPKVTVPEVRSRKRARGSDPLVMLTAYDTPGARIADAAGVDIVLVGDSVANAVLGHADTLHVDVGVMAHHVGAVGRASPRALVVGDMPWLSYHVSVEDTVRNAAVLVRAGAQAVKLEGGRLRVPMVEALVAAEVPVMGHLGLTPQSIHTMGGFKVQAKQAAAADALVDDAKAIVAAGCFAIVLEGVPDVVAARLTAEVDVPTIGIGAGAGCDGQVLVFHDLLGLTAGPVPKFVRRYADLTTVATEAVAAWAADVRSGDFPSDAETYHLPAAGGPGGR